TCCTCGTCTCTCGGGCGGGACGACCCGTCTCTCGGCCCGTGTCTCCTCGAAAATGCTGAAGCATTTCCTCGTCGCCCCGAACCGAGAACCGGGCCGTCGCGCTCCGAGATCCTTCGGGCTCGGTACTTCAACGGCCTGTTAGGGAACTCTCAGGATCCGATAGGGAACACTTAGGAAGCGCCGACTCGACCCATCGCTAGCTTCATCCACGCGAGGCCCGCAGCGATGCGCGCCACACCTCGCGCTGGATCGAGTCATGCGCATTCCCTCCGTCATCGAGGCGGTGTCCGCACACCTCCGCCTCGCCCTGGCCCTCGCGGGCGCGGGGCTCGTCCTGGCCCTCGTCGTGGCCGGCCCGGGCGCGCCGGCCGCGACCGCCCAGAAGGCGTCGAAGCCGCCACCGCTGCCGGAGCGGCTGAGCGAGACCGGGCTGGACACCGCGGCGCTGCTCTCGTTCTCGCCGCAGTACCCCTTGTGGACGGACGGCGCCGACAAGCGACGCTGGATCGCCCTGCCTCCCGGGGAGGCCGTCGACGCGAGCGACCCGGACGACTGGCGCTTCCCGGTGGGGACACGGCTCTGGAAGGAGTTCTCGTTCGCAGGGCGCCCGGTCGAGACCCGGTACATGGAGGCGCTCCCGGGCGGCGAGTGGCGCTACGCGACCTACGTCTGGGAGGGCGACGACGCGCTGCGCGCTTCGGACGAGGGCGTGCCCGCCGGCGTTCCCGTGCAGGGAGGCAGCGGCCGCCACGTGATCCCGGGCGCGAGCGACTGTCGCTCCTGTCACGAGGGTCGACCGAGCCCGGTGCTCGGCTTCAGCCTGCTGCAGCTGTCCGGGGATCGGGATCCGAACGCGCCCCACGCGCGCTTCGACGCCGACGACGTCACGGTCGCGTCGCTGCTGCGGAGCGGGCAGCTGCGCGGGCTCGCTCCGTCGCTCGTCGCGCCCCGCGTCGAAGCGGCCTCGCCCACGGAGCGCGCCGCGCTCGGCTACCTGCACGGCAACTGCGGCGGCTGCCACAACGACGTCGGCCCGCTCGCGCCCCTGGGCATGGTGCTCGCGCAGTCGTTCGGACGCGACGCGCCCGCGCTGCCGACGCTGGTCGATCGGCCCAGCCGCTTCCGGCTCTGGGACCGGCCCGACGCGGTGCACCGCGTGGCGCCCGGCGCGCCCGAGCGGAGCGTGCTCCTGCATCGCCTCCGCGCGCGAGATCCCCGAACGCAGATGCCGCCCGTGGGCTCGCTCGTCGTCGACGAGGAGGCCGCGCGGCTCATCGAACGATGGATCGACGAAGGCGTGCCCGGTGGCCGCCTCGCCAGCCTTCACCGCTGAAAGTGAGACACGACATGACCCGCAGCTTCATTCCCTTCGCCGCGATCGCGCTGCTCCTCCTCGGCTGCGAGGAGCGCCTCACCCAGCCCGACGGGCAGCCCGCGCCGACGCGCACCCTCACCCCCGTCGAGCGCGGCCAGTACCTCGTCGACGTGGGTGGGTGCAACGACTGCCACACGCCGTGGACGATGGGCGAGAACGGGCCCGGGCCCGACATGACCCGCGCGCTCTCCGGTCACCCCGCGGACCTGGAGATGCCGACGCCGCCCTCCCCGGTCGGTCCGTGGATCGTGGCCTCGGCCGCGACCAACACCGCGCACGCCGGGCCGTGGGGGGTGAGCTTCACCGCGAACCTCACGCCGCACGAGGACACGGGCCTCGGCACGTGGACGACCGAGACCTTCATCTCCACCATCCGCAACGGCCGACACATGGGCCGCGGGCGGCCGCTGCTGCCGCCCATGCCGTACTTCAACTACGCGAAGATGACCGACGACGACCTGGCCGCGGTCTTCGCGTATCTCCAGAGCATCCCGGCCATCGACAACCAGGTCCCACCGCCGCGACCGCCCGCGCAGTGATGCGCTCACGCGCTGGCGTCGAGGCGCTCCTCGAGCGACACCTCGCACTCGAGCTCCATGCCGAAGCGCCCCCGCGCGCGACGGACCAGGCGCACGTCGGGACACTTCTGCTCGAGCCGCTTGCGCAGGAGGATGAGCCGGCTCTCGAGGTTGTCCTTGACCGCGGGCAGCCCGAGGGTCGGGTCGAGGCGGAGCTCACGGTTGGTGAACTCCGTGCGGCCCGAGTCCCGGTACTGCGAGAGCAGCCGCCAGAGGATGCGCCCGGGCACGTTCCGGATGAGGTACTCGCCGTCGACGAAGACGCAGTCGTCGTTGCGATAGAACACGAAACGCCGCGTGGGCAGCCCCTCCGGAAACGGCGCGTGCTCCACGTCCGCGAGGCGCTCGATCCCCGCCGCGACGTGGTCGGCCACCACGCCCAGGAACGCCTCGTGCCAGCTCTCGAAGCAAGAGACGCTGCGGGACTCCAGGGCGAGCACGCCGACGAGGCGCTCGCCGACTTGCAGCGGCAAGGCCAGCTGGCTCTGCACGTCCGGCAGGCCGGGGAGCGGGACCGAGGGCCCGAAGCACGCCTCCCCCTCCGCCTCCACCCCGGCCCGCACGGCCATCCCGTAGCGGAGCGCGCGCTCGAGCTGCCCCACGCGCAGGATGCGCCGCTCCTCCGCGGCCGTCCCGATCATCCCCTCGCCGAGCGCGACCTCCGAGCCCACCCCGTCTTCGTCGTAGCCGTGGCTCGCGACGGTGATGAGCCGCGCCGCGCTCTCGTCCCAGAGCAGCACCATCGAGTGGGCGAACCCGAAGTCCTCGGCCAGCCGCTCGAGGAGACCGTCGAGGAGCTCGTCGAGGTGGACCGCGCGGGAGAGCTGGTGGGAGAGACGCTGGAGCGCCCAGAGCTCCTCGCGGGCCTCCGGCGGGCGCGCGAGCTGCTCTTTGCTGTCGAGCTCCTCCGAGCACGTCGCGCTCGGGTCGAATGGCGCGAGGTGCTCGGTGACGACCACCACGTCGTCGACGACGAAGAGGTCGGCCGCGAGCAGCTTGAAGATCCCCTTCATGCCCGTGTGCGACGCGATGGCCTCGATCCGCACCGCCATCTCGTCGAAGAGCGCGCCCTCGGTCTCGGACGAGAGATAGCGAGCGCGGATCCGGTAGATGGTGAAGTCGAGCGGATCCCAGAGCGAGACCAGCGCGGCCGGGTTCGCGAGCACGTTGCGCGTGGTCTTGTTGAAGAACTGGCGCGAGAGGGCGACGTGCCGCGCGTCCACCCGGTAGACCTGGCTGAGCACGGCGACGTTCGGGACGCCGTCGGCCGAGCAGGTCGCGACCGTGGCGGGGACGATGCCGTCGAAGACGCGAGACGGGAGCGACGCGAGCGAAGGGGTCACAGGGGCTCTCCCGCGCTCGGTCCCGGGGTCTGCTCGTACATCGAACAGACCGCGAAGCGCACCGCCACGCAGGGCCACGACACCAGCCGGGCGCTCACCGAGCGGGGGATGCCGACCCTGGCGAACGCCTGCTCCCTCCGCTCGAGGAACCTCTCCAGATACCGGCGCGCCTCCTCGGTGGCGGGCCCGACCGCGACGAGCCGCCCCTTGAGCTGGAGCGATCGGTCGTCGGTGACGCGCGCGACGCTGAGCGCGACCTCTCCGTTGTCGCGGACGTTCGCCTCGGTGAGCGCCGCGAAGAGGGAGGGGACGTACGCCTCGAGGGTCCCGTCCGCGAGGACCCGCGCCCCGGCCGCGAGGACGGACTCGGGCGCTCGCTCGGGGCTGCGCGTGCCGAGGAACAT
The Sandaracinaceae bacterium genome window above contains:
- a CDS encoding c-type cytochrome; this translates as MTRSFIPFAAIALLLLGCEERLTQPDGQPAPTRTLTPVERGQYLVDVGGCNDCHTPWTMGENGPGPDMTRALSGHPADLEMPTPPSPVGPWIVASAATNTAHAGPWGVSFTANLTPHEDTGLGTWTTETFISTIRNGRHMGRGRPLLPPMPYFNYAKMTDDDLAAVFAYLQSIPAIDNQVPPPRPPAQ
- a CDS encoding GAF domain-containing protein, which codes for MTPSLASLPSRVFDGIVPATVATCSADGVPNVAVLSQVYRVDARHVALSRQFFNKTTRNVLANPAALVSLWDPLDFTIYRIRARYLSSETEGALFDEMAVRIEAIASHTGMKGIFKLLAADLFVVDDVVVVTEHLAPFDPSATCSEELDSKEQLARPPEAREELWALQRLSHQLSRAVHLDELLDGLLERLAEDFGFAHSMVLLWDESAARLITVASHGYDEDGVGSEVALGEGMIGTAAEERRILRVGQLERALRYGMAVRAGVEAEGEACFGPSVPLPGLPDVQSQLALPLQVGERLVGVLALESRSVSCFESWHEAFLGVVADHVAAGIERLADVEHAPFPEGLPTRRFVFYRNDDCVFVDGEYLIRNVPGRILWRLLSQYRDSGRTEFTNRELRLDPTLGLPAVKDNLESRLILLRKRLEQKCPDVRLVRRARGRFGMELECEVSLEERLDASA
- a CDS encoding pyridoxamine 5'-phosphate oxidase family protein, with amino-acid sequence MRDASTSTALVIPSEVATFLEDGLIMFLGTRSPERAPESVLAAGARVLADGTLEAYVPSLFAALTEANVRDNGEVALSVARVTDDRSLQLKGRLVAVGPATEEARRYLERFLERREQAFARVGIPRSVSARLVSWPCVAVRFAVCSMYEQTPGPSAGEPL